The window TAATGAAACATACAAAGCGTCTATCGGAGTTGACTTTGCTCTGAAGACGATCGAATGGGATGCCAAGACTTTGGTGAGACTGCAGTTTTGGGATATTGGAGGTGAGTGTGTCGAGATCCGCCTTGTAGAGCCAAAGTAGAGGCTCAGAATAGAcctgatgacgatgatgagggTGCCcttgaaatgtgaaatgtatgtaaaaacattatttattcattttcattcttttttaattgaaaCTAGGCAccaattagacatttacagatgtctttcattgcatgtgcatattttcagatgatgctcatttagttatatatatttagagcaagaagtgtaaaacataggatgaacaataaaaaagagacagaatgaaacacaaaaacaaaagaatgtaTAACTTGGGAGTATATTCTCTATTTAACATTCTCGATGGTACATTCatcgtaaaacattttttaaaactatcTAACCATAAAAGATGGCTGCACTTTGGCTAAGACAGCTAACGTTGGCTTAATGGTTGTGTCAATATAAAAGCTGGCTTAGCTGGTGAGATAGACTTGGCAGGATTTAATGCAACATTTCCCCTATCTGGTTACTTACCTTTAAATCACATATTTAAAGCTATTCCTTCGTAAAGTAGTGTTAAATAttgattttaatattaatagttGCATAGTGACAGCTAAGAGGGATATTTAATCTGTAAAATCTActgtaaataaacacaacaaaataaatcttCTCTGTTTAGGCTGTAGTTTAAAGCAACTAATCAAAATAGATAAATCGTATGAACACATTTGGGAGATAGTACCCAATAAAGGCATTTTTAAGGGAAACAACAACTGCCATCCAATTTATTTCATTGGGTTAATGTCTAAATGaccgtcaaaaaaaaaaaaaagttttcagtTCGTCAATCTTATATGATAATAAAAATCACACATGATGAACAAGCAGTATCCCACTgtgtaacaaaaaaaaaaaatggtatgCCTTCTGGTAAATAACAAGTCTATCTGTGAAAAGGTAATCTTGAGCTCAAGCTGCGGTGAAGAACGAATCCCACCGATtcctttcccctccccctcaaGGCCAGGAGAGGTTCAGGAAGATGTCCAGGGTGTACTACAAAGGGGCGATGGGGGCGGTGGTGGTCTTCGACATTACAAACAGCTCCACCTTGGAGGCCGCCTCAGAGTGGAAGCGGGACCTGGACAGCAAAGTCTGTCTCGCCAGCGGACGTCCGGTCCCCGCCGTCCTGCTGGCCAACAAATGTGACATACCGGGAAGGGACGGGGGCGTGGCGTCCTCTCTGGACCGCTTCTGTGAAGACAACTGCTTCGCGGGCTGGTTGGAGTGCTCTGCAAAGGTGTGTGTTGGGTTTCAGTTCCTAGAAGATCAGCTGAATGGGCGGTGAGGGATGTGAGCCATTTGTCACAGTTATTATTGGCCTGAATGTGGTGGGAGGGACCAACTGTTCCctctttttattctctttttaatCATGATGGCATATAGAGTTAAGATTGGATCACCAACGACATGACCCCATGACCCGAtatagtatacaggactgtctcagaaaattagaatattgtgataaagttctttattttctgtaatgcaattaaaaaaacaaaaatgtcatgcattctggattcattacactGGAAATATtgtgccttttatttttttttttatatttactttgaTGTAACTTACaacaagaaaactctaaaatcctatctcttAAAATTTTTTCTGCATctcagaccaaaaaaaaaaaagatttataacagctacaggtgtttgtcaaggctcgaaacccttgcaggtatttcgagttaattagacaattcaagtgatttgtttaataccctactagtatacttttcatgatattctaatattataGATAGGATATTTtggttttcttaagctgtaagccataatcaacaataaagaataaaggcttgcaatgtCAGTTGATTTTATAGTCAAAATACtcctatacaggactgtctccaTACCAGAAAATATCACTTGGCTTCTGGAAATGGGGTTGAGTCTATGTTTTAAAGAAGTGTAACCACGTACAATAATAACCAAGATGGCATGCATCACTAAAACAAATTATTTGAACGCCTTACATACTGTAAATAAATTTAAACTAActttgtcagctattacattcttatttttttatttttatgggttgctttcactatgttttaatcggttttatttgttttcactatatgtgtggcactctgagattctttgaaggaagagtgcgataaaaatgaaatgcattattattattatttattatttgtggtTCATTCTCATTAAAAGTGGGGCAACCTAGTTGGCAAATATTTAAACACTAACCCAGTAGAATGAGTAACACATACTAAAACCCACCTTCAATATCAGAACTAgacaaaatgtatatataatatatatatatatacattttgtcTAAATGTCcacttgtgtatatataatatcgaTACATAAGTGGATgaatcaaattaattaaaaactttATTTCATTCGGTACGACTTCACAAGGATGTCGTGAAGGTATTTCCTGTCATTCTTCTTATTGATTTAAATCAAGACTGTCACTGGAAATATGTgattttttagatttaatatTTAACGACGACCTGAATTGTTTGCCTCGTGTAGTTTTTTATAGCTGAGTCTCCATTCTGAGTACATTGCATGAAATTACACCGTATGCGTGAACTGAAATTTAACACTGCAGCAATATATCGTCTGCTCGTAAAATGTGTTCAAATATTAACACACGGGAGCAACTTGCGGCCAATTGGTTCGAACGGCGAGCCAAaacactgacctcatgaacgcATGCGTACACAATGTTCtaaatcatgtgtgtgtgtgtgtgtgtgtgtgtgtcccctcccctcacctgcTTATAGGACAACATAAATATTGATGAGGCTGGCGCCTTTCTCGTCCAACAAATGATGCTGTGCGACACCGGCCTGCTCCACGAAGAGCGCCGCTGGGACCGGATCACAGTGAGGCCGGCTCCCGGGGAGAGTGACAGCCAGTCGTTGTGCTGCTGGAGAACGTAACTTTAAATGCATATttacatgcagtgtgtgtgtgtgtgtgtgtgtgtgtgtgtgtgtgagctgcctCACAAACACCGGTGTGGTGACAACTGCACCTTATTTTCTCTTATAATCCACTGATACAGTCAGACTAATAAAGAGATcagcgtgacacacacacacataaacacacacacacagaaaagtcTGTGACTCTCATCGAGGAACCAAGACTCGCTGATGATTGACCTGCTTTGACCAGAGGCCAGAAACGACGGAGAGAAGACGTCTCAAACATCTTGGTTTGTGTTGGAAGCTGTTTCCCATtcccaggggcgtttgtaggactCACAGaaagggggggctaagccccaaggggagtgTCATGTCAGGGTGCCCGCACATTTTTGGGACCCCCCCAAGGATATCCATTGTTTTGGATCCATTGTTCATAGATTGGTTCATTCACAAAGGGATGTTTCTCTGTAGTTTTGCTACATTCAATATATAAtaacacaagagagagaacgtCAGGGTCATGGTGATATTTCAAACTCATTTGGACTCTTTCActaagataaagatgaactagttcagtgtcaaatataccattaaatggagaaaaaaaatgctatACTAATAAATATGAATGCACAAGCCACCCCAAAATAGGCATAACGACGCCCCTGCccattcctttttcttctttttttaaagatttttttttattaacaaaaaattatttttacagaatatttgcagtgaaatagcatttacagtttgttctgctgaaaatattattttgcaaaaagaaaatatacaaatgtataaccttgtagaaatcaccacacgaggatgatgtttttttgtttttttaacataagatgaaaataaggagaaaaacaaaacaacaacaaaaaaacaagacaaaacaaaacaaaaacattacacaaacttttccccatcccacccctccccttgtatggctctcagtttcctttcatttatacatctacacagtctctacacagtttacctacacccatccgtacacatttatatccacacaaaccaatacagcaatcacaacaaaataaaaccaaaataaaaaataaataacctgcagcggaCTTAATTTGACGCCGGCCCCTGCCCATTCCTGAGTAAATGTCAAGCTATTCGATCTCAGCTCCGAGTGTCCCTCGTGTGTTATGCAAGCCGTGCGTGTAACGATCCGTTAATCACTTCTCAGAGAGACGAGATGAGCCGGCATGCAAAGAAAAGCATCGCAGCCTCGGCTCGGTGCGGCCGGGAGCAGAGGAAACGCTGTCGGCATGACCTGGTTTTtggtggaggaagaaaaaatatgCGTACATATACCGCccagagagctggagggagcAGAGCACTTACGCTTTATCTCATCGTAGATcgacaacaaatatatatatatttgtttctatCATAGGAAGCCAGCCGTGGCACAAGCACCTTGTCAGATTGATGCACGTGTATAAGTTAAAGATGCGTTGAGGCAGACACAAGGAGATGGAGCATCGGGCACTTACAGCTATGACTCCTGTTCATGATTTTATATTATGATTTTATAGTTTTTAAGATTCaagattaattttttttatttgccatttgtgcctacACCAACCGTCCCGACCCAAGAGAAATCTATTGCAAGGCTCTTtgagtcaacagtttagaaataacactataataagaaggaaaaaaatacaacatataaaagaatacactatacagaaggtggtaatatgaACCAGAATAGGAAAGGTGCTAGTATGCACAGTTTTGACTCCAAGTAGTGGAATAACTTTTCACCCATACCAGAAAATATCACTTGGCTGGAATGGGGTTGAGTCTATGTTTTAAAGAAGTGTAACCACGTACAATAATAACCAAGATGGCATGCATCACTAAAACAAATTATTTGAACGCCTTACATactgtaaataaatgtaaactaactttgtcagctattacattcttatttttttatttttatgggttgctttaactatgttttaatcggttttatttgttttcactatatgtgtggcactctgagattctttgaaggaagagtgcgataaaaatgaaatgcattattattattatttattatttgtggtTCATTCTCATTAAAAGTGGGGCAACCTAGTTGGCAAATATTTAAACACTAACCCAGTAGAATGAGTAACACATACTAAAACCCACCTTCAATATCAGAACTagacaacatgtatatataatatatatatatatacattttgtcTAAATGTCcacttgtgtatatataatatcgaAACATAAGTGGATgaatcaaattaattaaaaactttATTTCATTCGGTACGACTTCACAAGGCTGTCGTGAAGGTATTTCCTGTCATTCTTCTTATTGATTTAAATCAAGACTGTCACTGGAAATATGTgattttttagatttaatatTTAACGACGACCTGAATTGTTTGCCTCGTGTAGTTTTTTATAGCTGAGTCTCCATTCTGAGTACATTGCATAAAATTACACCGTATGCTTGAACTGAACTTTAACACTGCAGCAATATATCGTTTGCTCGTAAAATGTGTTCAAATATTAACACACGGGAGCAACTTGCGGCCAATTGGTTCGAACGGCGAGCCAAaacactgacctcatgaacgcATGCGTACACAATGTTCtaaatcatgtgtgtgtgtgtgtcccctcccctcacctgcTTATAGGACAACATAAATATTGATGAGGCTGGCGCCTTTCTCGTCCAACAAATGATGCTGTGCGACACCGGCCTGCTCCACGAAGAGCGCCGCTGGGACCGGATCACAGTGAGCCCGGCTCCCGGGGAGAGTGACAGCCAGTCGTTGTGCTGCTGGAGAACGTAACTTTAAATGCATATttacatgcagtgtgtgtgtgtgtgtgtgtgagctgcctCACAAACACCGGTGTGGTGACAACTGCAGCTTATTTTCTCTTATAATCCACTGATACAGTCTGACTAATAAAGGCATcagcgtgacacacacacacacacacacacacacagaaaagtcTGTGACTCTCACCGAGGAACCAAGACTCGCTGATGATTGACCTGCTTTGACCAGAGGCCAGAAACGACGGAGAGAAGACGTCTCAAACATCTTGGTTTGTGTTGGAAGCTGTTTCCCATtcccaggggcgtttgtaggactCACAGaaagggggggctaagccccaaggggagtgTCATGTCAGGGTGCCCGCACATTTTTGGGACCCCCCAAGGATATCCATTGTTTTGGATCCATTGTTCATCGATTGGTTCATTCACAAAGGGATGTTTCTCTGTAGTTTTGCTACATTCAGTATATAAtaacacaagagagagaacgtCAGGGTCATGGTGATATTTCAAACTCATTTGGACTCTTTCAcgaagataaagatgaactagtttagtgtcaaatataacattaaatggagggaaaaaaatgcTATACTAATAAATATTAATGCGCAAGCcaccctaaaataggcctaacgacgcccctgcccattccttcttttttttttttttacgatttttttttattaacaacaaAATATTTTTACAGAATATTTGGAGTGAAATagaatttacagtttgttatgctgaaaatattattttgcaaaaagaaaatatacaaatgtataaccttgtagaaatcaccacacgaggacgatgttttttttttttttacataaaatggagaaaacaaaaacaaagaaaaaaagaaaaaaaacaagacaaaacaaaacaaaaacatgacacaaacttttccccatcccacccctccccttgtatggctctcagtttcctttcatttatacatctacacagtctctacacagtttacctacacccatccgtacacatttatatccacacaaaccaatacagcaatcacaacaaaataaaaccaaaataaaaaataaataacctgcagcggaCTTAATTTGACGCCGCCTGCCTATTCCTTGAGTAAATGTCAAGCTTATTTCTCAGTTCGAGTGTCCCCTCTGTGCGTGTCAGGGGCGTGTAACCATCCGCTAGACGCCTTAATCACTTCTCAGAGAGCCGGAGATGAGCCATGCAAAGAAAAGCATCGCAGCCTCGGCTCGGTGCGGCCGAACAGAGGAAACGCTGTCGGCATGACCTGGTTTTtggtggaggaagaaaaatatGCGTATAATATCgcccagagagagggagagggagcagcTTACGCTTTATCTCATCGATcgacaacaaataaatatatattagtttcTATCATAGGAAGCCAGCCGTGGCACAAGCACCTTGTCAGATTGATGCATGTGTATAAGTTAAAGATGCGTTGAGGCAGACACAAGGAGATGGAGCATCGGGCACTTACAGCTATGACTCCTGTTCATGATTTTATATTATGATTTTATAGTTTTTAAGATTcaagattacatttttttatttgccatttgtgcctacACCAACCGTCCCGACCCAAGAGAAATCTATTGCAAGGCTCTTtgagtcaacagtttagaaataacactataataagaaggaaaaaaatacaacatataaaagaatacactatacagaaggtggtaatatgaACCAGAATAGGAAAGGTGCTAGTATGCACAGTTTTGACTCCAAGTAGTGGAATAACttttcacacattcacttacaTAAAACTGCAGTTTTTTTACACAAGCTGTACTCATTAGTTTTAATCAATAACAATGTCTCATGTTTTTACACAGGGTCCTAATAAATTACCTAACAAGTCTCTTTACTGTTATGTCATATATGCCGTAACATTGCTGGAGCCAAATCATTGGAAAGTAGCACAAATTATCAATCAATACATAAGAATCAGGTTGAATGCTTCAATGTGAAAACACAAAAGAGGCTCAAATgatcacccaaaatatgaaaatgtatgtttttagaATGACATTTTTAAGTGTTCAGTTAAAAGTAGAGTCATGTTGTCATCTCTAATTCTCTGCATTCACAGCCTGTCCctttcctcctgactcctcactTCTCTCTCATGTTAACATAATGTATTAATGATATGAATCTTCTTTTAACATGTTGGGTTTGAGTTTGTGCATTCAATTATTGGAAATGTGTCTTAAacagttaaataaatgtaagccaatgttttaatatatttggACAATAATACTATTATATTACACTTTAACGCAGATATTTTAACTGCTATAAAACAAAAAGGGAGGAGGCCTTGCGGAGGTTTCTGAAATCTCATGAGGAAGTAGATGCTGATGCTTATAAAAAATTCAGAAACGAAGCACAGAGAAGGATTAAGGTAGCAAAAAAGGACTACTATATGAACCTAATAAAGGATAACAAAAATGAGCCAACGAAGCTATGGAAAGCTCTGAAAGACTTGGGATGTGGGGGAAAGGCCAACAGCGGCAAGCCCAATATTGGCTTGGATATCAATGGCAAGATTGATTTTAATAAAGCAAAGGTAGCCAATTATTTTAACATCTTTTTTACCTCTGTAGCCAATAAACTTGTTGAAGCATTGCCTCCTAAGACTGGTGTATATGGAGAGGAGTTTACACAGAGGTTTTATACTAGTCGAGGGGTACTGGCTGGTTCATTTGCCATGTCCAAGGTGTCAGTTGAGAAGGTAGCTGTGTTGTTGGCCGAGCTCAATATAGCTAAAGCCACGGGCCTAGACAACATTCCTGCTCGGTTTTTAAGAGATGGTGCGTGGGAAATAGCTCCCTGTGTTTCCCACTTAATTAACCTCTCCTTGGAGCAAGGCATTGTTCCAAGTAGCACCAAACACGCAAAGATTATTCCTTGTACAAAAGGAGTAGATCCGAGCAAGGTAATTATAGGCCTGTGTCCATTTTGAGTGTTTTATCCAAGATTTTAGAAAAGGTGGTGCACGAGCAGATATCGGAATATGTAGGTAGAGAAAGCCTTTTATACAAGTTTCAATCAGGGTTTAGGAAATCTTATTCTACAGACACATGCCTCCTGTATCTAACTGATTTTATTAGAAAGGAGATGGATGATGGGAAACTGTGTGGAATGGTCTTATTAGATCTCCAAAAGGCCTTTGACACAGTAAACCGTGGTCTATTACTTGGTAAGATGAAGGCTCTGGGTCTGAACGATTTATCTGTCAGGTGGATTGCTTCATATCTGACAGGCAGGGACCAGAAAGTAGAGGTCAATGGCTCTATGTCGGATGCCAGACAAATTGACTGCGGGGTGCCGCAAGGAAGTGTTTTAGgaccattattatttttactgtaTATTAATGATATGAGTGATGCATGTTCCTGTAATCTGTTTTTATATGCAGATGATGCAACCTTGCTCATCTCGCATAAAGAGTTGAATACGCTCCAAAGAATGTTAGGAGAAGAGCTCTCCAAGATTAGTAACTGGCTGTCCGACAATAGACTATCACTTCACTTTTGTTCGGATCGAAACCTAGATTACGTAAGGCTCCGAGACTCAAGGTGGATTTAgtcagtgaggtcatagtagcaAAAACAACAGTGAAGTACCTGGGCTGTTGGTTAGAGGACAGTCTTGGGGGGGAGGGAATGGCCATACAGGTGCTGGGGAAAGTAAATGCCCGCACCAGGTTTTTGGCTAGAAAGGCCAATCTGCTTGACAGGGAAAGTCTTAAACTACTGGCTAACAGCCTGGTGCAGTGTCATTTTGATTATGCTAGTGTATCATGGTTTGGGGGGCTGTCAGTTTCATCCAAAAAAAAACTGCAGGTGTCACAAAACAAGTTGGTAAGAGTTGTGATGGGACTCGGCCCTGTGATCATGTTGGGAGAAGCCACTTTAAGGAACTTAACTGGCTTCCAGTTGAGGCCAGAGTGGCTCAGCTTAGGCTCAACATGGTGCACAAAATAGTCAACAATAGGGCCCCAAATATCTTAATAACTTTTTTCCTAGTGTTCGGGAAGTGCACAGCTATGGAACAAGATCTAGCTTAGCCAACCTGCATCCACCAAGGTGTAGATCAAAGATGGGGCAAAGCACATTTGCTCACATAGGAGCTCAAGAGTGGAATGAATTGCCTTTGGCCATTAAACAATGCCTGAATCCAATTAGTTTCAAGGGGAACGTTAGGAAATGGCTCCTAGAAAAAGTCCATGATTAAACTTGTATGTCAATGTAGTATTATGTGTATTActgtattgctttttatgatgtaggttggtaatgtgtgaatgtgtgtattttttgtgcCAAGACCAAGGACCACAACGGAAATAAGTCTGTGACTTTTTGTGCTATCCTTGATATTTTTATGATGCGTGACCTTTTGTttcatgtattgtatttatgtccaataaactaaactaaactaaaaatcaTCTTCGGTGTTTGCCGTTAAATTGAGCCCATAGCTTCCACTGTACAAATCAAAGAGCacagtgtatgtatataatatatatacaggactgtctcagaaaattagaatattgtgatgaagttctttattttctgtaatgcaattaaaaaaacaaaaatgtcatgcattctggattcattaca of the Pseudoliparis swirei isolate HS2019 ecotype Mariana Trench chromosome 11, NWPU_hadal_v1, whole genome shotgun sequence genome contains:
- the rab32b gene encoding ras-related protein Rab-32, translating into MAISSVAHCTDRLFKVLVIGDVSVGKSSIILRYVNKRFNETYKASIGVDFALKTIEWDAKTLVRLQFWDIGGQERFRKMSRVYYKGAMGAVVVFDITNSSTLEAASEWKRDLDSKVCLASGRPVPAVLLANKCDIPGRDGGVASSLDRFCEDNCFAGWLECSAKDNINIDEAGAFLVQQMMLCDTGLLHEERRWDRITVSPAPGESDSQSLCCWRTGV